Genomic window (Prinia subflava isolate CZ2003 ecotype Zambia chromosome 35, Cam_Psub_1.2, whole genome shotgun sequence):
GGATTAGAAGGAATTTCTCcgtattaaaatgttttatttattcaaatatttataaaatataaatatttttataaatacttatatttataaatatttgaatttttttatttattcaatttttattttatttttattttatttttatttatttatttatttatttattcaaatattcataaatataaatatttttataaatacttatatttataaatatttgaataaataaaacagctATTTATTCAATTCAATTActtataaatatttgaataaataaaCCACTTTCTAAAAGAAATCgagggaggtttttttttggggggatctGAAAACGTGGAAATgacaaagaaagacaaaagacaTCGTTTGCCATTAATGGCaattttttaattgctgcaCAGGGGAATTCACGAGACTGAGAAGACACaagaggagagaagggaagggggaaaagcgTCGGCATCTTCCACCACCACTCCCTGAAATTCCCAATGGGAAACCATCGGGAATGTCCAaggaaaatttatattttattgggAACACCCAaggaaaatttatattttattgggAACACCCAaggaaaatttatattttattgggAACGCCCAaggaaaatttatattttattgggAACGCCCAaggaaaatttatattttattgggAGTGCCCAaggaaaatttatattttattgggAACGCCCAaggaaaatttatattttattgggAATGCCCAaggaaaatttatattttattgggAACACCCAAGGAGAAATGTTGATGGGGCAGGAGCAAAAACACGGGGAACACTCAGAGACAAAACATTTTCCGAGACAAAACCGCAGGAAGATCAAAGTGGGAATTGCGTCGCCGATGGGTCTGCGCCGTGTTCTTCACCGGAGCCGATCCGCGGGATCGGGATCaggatcgggatcgggatcgggatcgggatcagCAGGGCTTCAGGCACACGGTCTCGCACGACTCCACGCACTTGGTGCTGCACACCTCGGCCTGGCACTGCTCCACGCACTTGGTGACGCAGGGCTCGGGGCACTGGGCCGGGCACACGTCCACGCACTGCGGGGCACAGCTGGTGACACACTGGGTGTCACAGCTGGTGGCACATTGGGTGGGACAAACGTCCACGCACTGCGGGGCACAGCTGGTGGCACACTGGGTGTCACAGCTGGTGGCACATTGGGTGGCACAAACGTCCACGCACTGCGGGGCGCAGACGTCCACGCACTGCGGGGCACAGCTGGTGGCACAC
Coding sequences:
- the LOC134563275 gene encoding keratin-associated protein 9-9-like → MSYYYEQCKQPCLPPAILAQKCAKCPQPCATQCVEVCQVPCATQCATSCVTQCPEPCAPQCVDVCATQCATSCAPQCVDVCATQCATSCAPQCVDVCAPQCVDVCATQCATSCDTQCATSCAPQCVDVCPTQCATSCDTQCVTSCAPQCVDVCPAQCPEPCVTKCVEQCQAEVCSTKCVESCETVCLKPC